In Leptospira perdikensis, a single genomic region encodes these proteins:
- the radA gene encoding DNA repair protein RadA — protein sequence MAKKQLPQYQCKSCGDTFSRWAGKCPTCGEWNQIDEVANTSTGRFDSPVSQKPKDRRYTDPKSIGSVVSDAHIRTTTGFSELDLVLGGGIVPGSLVLVGGEPGVGKSTLVLEIAKNIANEGKVLYISGEESASQIGLRAKRMGVTSENILLSSEVYAENISQMISDLNPKVVFVDSIQTILKESLVNQAGTITQLRESSQIFLETAKRTSVPIFLIGHITKEGQIAGPKVLEHLVDTVLYFEGDRFNYYRILRAVKNRFGAVGDTAIFEMVSGGLKQVLDRHRLFISPESEERSGSVLSSVMEGSRAISVEVQALVTKSSYGQARRMAEGLDNRRVILLSAVLEKYLGFPLSESDIFSNLAGGLSIDEPSLDLAIAASIASSFKDKPVSREIGFLGEVGLSGEVRSVGQISLRLKELAGIGISKVYIPQGNFKEVEGLFSSLELTPVKHLQELGF from the coding sequence ATGGCAAAAAAACAACTCCCCCAATACCAATGTAAATCCTGCGGGGATACTTTTAGTCGATGGGCAGGAAAATGCCCCACATGCGGAGAATGGAATCAAATCGACGAAGTGGCCAATACGTCTACGGGTCGGTTTGATTCTCCTGTTTCTCAAAAACCCAAAGATAGAAGGTATACTGATCCAAAATCCATTGGTTCAGTGGTGAGTGATGCTCACATTCGGACAACGACTGGATTTAGCGAATTAGATTTGGTGCTTGGTGGTGGGATTGTTCCCGGCAGTTTGGTGTTAGTTGGTGGAGAGCCTGGAGTTGGAAAGTCAACTTTAGTTCTAGAGATTGCCAAAAACATTGCAAACGAAGGAAAGGTTTTGTACATTTCGGGGGAAGAGTCGGCTTCTCAAATTGGGCTACGTGCCAAAAGAATGGGTGTCACCTCAGAAAACATCTTACTTTCTTCTGAAGTGTATGCAGAAAATATCTCACAAATGATTTCGGACTTAAATCCCAAAGTGGTTTTTGTGGATTCCATTCAAACCATCTTGAAAGAAAGTTTAGTCAACCAAGCGGGGACCATCACACAATTACGCGAGTCTTCCCAAATCTTTTTAGAGACTGCCAAACGAACCTCAGTTCCCATTTTTCTCATTGGACATATCACCAAAGAAGGCCAAATTGCTGGCCCCAAAGTTTTGGAACATTTGGTCGATACAGTTTTGTATTTTGAAGGGGACCGGTTTAACTATTATCGAATTTTGAGGGCAGTTAAAAACAGGTTCGGTGCTGTAGGAGATACGGCCATATTTGAAATGGTATCCGGGGGACTGAAACAAGTTTTGGATCGCCATCGTTTGTTTATTTCTCCGGAATCAGAGGAAAGGTCTGGCAGCGTATTGTCTTCCGTGATGGAGGGATCTCGGGCAATTAGCGTCGAAGTACAGGCGTTAGTTACAAAATCCTCTTATGGACAAGCACGTCGTATGGCAGAGGGACTAGATAACCGTCGTGTGATTTTACTCTCTGCTGTACTTGAAAAATATTTAGGATTCCCATTATCCGAATCAGATATTTTTAGCAACCTTGCCGGTGGGCTTAGCATTGATGAACCTAGTCTTGATTTAGCCATTGCGGCATCCATTGCCTCTTCCTTTAAGGACAAACCGGTTTCTCGAGAAATTGGGTTTCTGGGAGAGGTGGGACTTTCGGGAGAAGTGAGAAGTGTTGGCCAAATTAGTTTACGATTGAAGGAACTCGCAGGCATTGGGATTTCGAAGGTATACATTCCACAAGGAAACTTTAAAGAAGTAGAAGGGCTTTTTTCTTCTTTAGAACTCACTCCTGTCAAACACTTGCAAGAGTTAGGTTTTTAA
- a CDS encoding ribonuclease D, with product MTQKRSTIKPVVLQGDLNEDFFEAFKKDDRLAVDCEMMGLNPRRDRLCVVQISDSKNKVALVQILPGQKEAPHIQKLFESKDITKIFHFARMDMTFLRARLGIKVQNVFCTKIGSKLARTYTDKHGLKELIREFFEENIDKKNQSSDWGKKILTKDQVDYASTDVRFLIALESILTEMMIRENRFALAERCFAFLETQVELDLLEVHNLFEH from the coding sequence ATGACCCAAAAACGTTCAACTATAAAACCAGTCGTCTTACAAGGAGATCTGAACGAAGATTTTTTTGAAGCCTTTAAAAAGGATGACCGATTGGCTGTGGATTGTGAAATGATGGGGCTCAATCCCAGAAGAGACAGACTCTGTGTCGTTCAAATTTCCGATTCCAAAAATAAAGTCGCTCTCGTTCAAATTCTCCCTGGACAAAAAGAAGCTCCTCATATCCAAAAATTATTTGAATCTAAAGACATCACAAAGATCTTTCATTTTGCAAGAATGGATATGACTTTTCTTCGAGCTAGGCTTGGGATCAAAGTACAAAATGTATTCTGCACAAAAATCGGTAGTAAACTTGCTCGAACCTACACCGACAAACATGGATTAAAGGAACTCATTCGTGAGTTTTTCGAAGAAAACATTGATAAAAAAAATCAAAGTTCTGATTGGGGAAAAAAGATCCTTACCAAAGACCAAGTGGATTACGCTTCTACTGATGTTCGGTTTTTAATTGCTCTTGAGTCTATCCTCACCGAAATGATGATTCGAGAAAACAGGTTTGCTCTTGCCGAACGTTGTTTTGCCTTTTTGGAAACACAAGTTGAGTTAGACCTTTTAGAAGTGCATAATCTGTTCGAACACTGA
- a CDS encoding polysaccharide lyase: MSRFQKFLLTGICSGMFLTFCQCQKKTENQTQDILIGTALAYQAATTITCTSDQLNKTQNGRVFQTSFESTSEFVSFYSVPSPYQSVATHGQSSEQKRTGTYSHKASILAAGPSCFYPQNCNHRGYPTIQLNKLPSGGFKTPALIEFYVYLDINLSSNSDWFSFATYSADPSDLWRRVVLINIDSKNYAYLMHVPVHNQNIYTYQNVALSFPQRQWTKLTTCLDFSPAGGIAKVWMDGTLISTANVSGGCGVLEQAHFGLYASPTLSAGTVYNDDLRIEEVSSCP, translated from the coding sequence ATGAGTCGATTTCAAAAATTTTTACTGACTGGAATCTGCTCCGGTATGTTCCTTACTTTTTGTCAGTGCCAAAAGAAAACAGAGAACCAAACACAAGACATTCTGATTGGAACAGCTCTCGCCTACCAAGCAGCAACCACCATCACTTGTACAAGTGATCAACTAAACAAAACACAAAATGGAAGGGTCTTCCAAACTAGTTTTGAATCTACCTCGGAATTTGTTTCGTTCTATTCGGTTCCCTCTCCTTATCAATCGGTTGCCACCCATGGCCAAAGTAGCGAACAAAAACGCACCGGTACTTATTCTCATAAAGCATCAATTCTTGCAGCAGGACCTTCTTGTTTTTATCCACAAAATTGTAATCATAGAGGGTATCCTACAATACAACTCAACAAACTTCCGTCAGGTGGGTTTAAAACCCCAGCCTTAATTGAGTTTTATGTCTATTTGGATATAAATCTGTCGAGTAACTCAGATTGGTTTAGTTTCGCTACTTATTCTGCAGATCCCAGCGACCTTTGGCGGAGAGTGGTTCTCATCAATATAGATTCAAAAAATTATGCTTATCTAATGCATGTTCCCGTTCACAATCAAAACATATACACTTACCAAAATGTAGCCCTTAGTTTTCCGCAGCGTCAATGGACAAAATTAACAACCTGTCTTGACTTTTCTCCTGCAGGTGGGATTGCCAAGGTTTGGATGGATGGAACTTTAATTTCCACAGCGAATGTTTCTGGCGGATGTGGTGTATTGGAGCAAGCTCACTTTGGATTGTATGCTTCCCCCACACTCAGTGCCGGCACTGTTTACAATGATGATTTACGAATTGAAGAAGTCTCTAGTTGTCCCTAA
- a CDS encoding esterase/lipase family protein: protein MNFKKRNLVCLIALLVFATGVHAGARKTVYPVVFAHGLAGFDNLLGYYYFGNDYGTFVGDPCDELLETACNGSIHSGQKALAASVTPFQSSEVRGTQLADRIQNYMTSTGVTKVNIIGHSQGGIDARKAAAVLRARYGRQVVHVMVSVSSPHRGSPMAKYILDLGPGVTSVIDALAKIFGNTIYGSGNDGVAAAKQLVYNDYSSTDGVTTGMKAFNNNYNVDANTANYWGSIITAQDSLNTNPALFLLKEGFYNIDGDGYCVDDCDNDGAAGKGDGTRGNGDDDGVVGINSQQMGNRLQYNECALCFDTITVNTGLGYVGNLNAPTSAQMTSKSSVVSQDHLDVVGVPPDTFSEEEFYASILEFIVTKGG from the coding sequence ATGAACTTTAAAAAAAGAAACCTTGTTTGCCTCATCGCCCTTCTTGTCTTCGCGACAGGAGTGCATGCTGGTGCAAGGAAGACAGTGTATCCGGTAGTATTTGCCCACGGGCTTGCCGGGTTCGACAACTTACTGGGATACTACTACTTTGGTAACGACTATGGTACCTTTGTCGGAGATCCTTGTGATGAGTTATTGGAAACAGCGTGTAATGGTAGCATCCATTCCGGACAAAAGGCATTAGCTGCCAGTGTGACTCCCTTCCAATCTTCGGAAGTGCGTGGAACTCAACTCGCAGACCGCATTCAAAACTATATGACCTCTACGGGAGTCACCAAGGTAAATATCATTGGTCACTCACAAGGTGGAATTGATGCGAGAAAAGCCGCAGCTGTTTTACGTGCCCGTTACGGAAGACAAGTGGTTCATGTAATGGTATCAGTGTCCAGTCCTCATAGAGGATCCCCAATGGCGAAATACATTTTAGACTTAGGTCCTGGTGTCACTTCTGTAATTGATGCCCTCGCAAAGATTTTTGGAAACACAATCTATGGTTCTGGAAATGATGGCGTGGCTGCTGCAAAACAATTAGTGTATAATGATTATTCTTCCACTGATGGTGTGACTACTGGAATGAAAGCATTTAACAATAATTATAATGTAGATGCTAATACTGCAAATTACTGGGGATCTATTATTACTGCACAAGACAGTCTTAATACAAATCCGGCACTGTTTTTACTGAAAGAAGGTTTCTACAATATAGACGGTGATGGTTATTGTGTAGATGATTGTGACAACGACGGTGCTGCGGGAAAAGGAGACGGAACCCGTGGAAACGGTGATGATGATGGTGTTGTCGGAATCAATTCTCAACAAATGGGAAATCGTTTGCAATACAACGAATGCGCTCTTTGTTTTGATACCATTACAGTCAATACAGGTTTAGGTTATGTTGGTAACTTAAATGCTCCAACATCAGCACAAATGACATCTAAATCTTCCGTTGTGAGTCAAGATCACTTGGATGTAGTCGGTGTTCCACCAGACACATTTAGCGAAGAAGAATTTTATGCATCAATCTTAGAGTTTATCGTAACCAAAGGCGGTTAA